The Rhinoraja longicauda isolate Sanriku21f chromosome 17, sRhiLon1.1, whole genome shotgun sequence genome includes a region encoding these proteins:
- the LOC144601767 gene encoding monocarboxylate transporter 5-like produces MSRPNEAQSRKLVDPPEGGWGWIIVFYLFMINVLAMGILKSFGFLSIALQETFEASMEQISWIGSIMSCVRLTAGPFAAIFCAKIGEKQTGILGGAMVSIGLFLSSFSEKISYLYLSLGLLTGAGFAFVSQAAALNTTRYFRRKLTTAYAISRSGTGLTFALAPFLQYLLNEYGSQGAILILCGLTLHLIPLGMLNRPIYLKQDAAEGRDWRQGQQKKPGLLDEEKDMVTEGGSQFPSGHHSKSVTVPSLPTWNGLEEPHALLCNGKQAGEQNHCPPKDLSVLEPREFSLPQEPASLRQLHSTPQPSRKVINGSSNQFLATVGMPTDTRNKGFCKELGDQLKSTVGEVKNLIDLTLLTNPMFIIYTLCTFFSQLAYFIPYFHLVGKAKTLGIEPFQATLLISVAGVVEIVAQLISGYIADRNFIKKYHYHKIYLLFCGVINLLAPLAKTFPTLMVYIVFFSMFCGGYLTLLLPVLVDFIGNHKIQKGMGLSQFFVGIGCLIGPPAAGALHDFTKNYDASFQLAGSCYFASFVILIFVPLAERKVSREADERAKDDSSNLAQEDVRPPCPSTKKEHLQLESMV; encoded by the exons ATAAATGTGCTGGCCATGGGAATACTGAAATCATTTGGATTCTTATCTATAGCACTACAGGAAACATTCGAAGCATCTATGGAACAGATCAGCTGGATTGGATCTATTATGTCATGCGTCCGATTAACAGCAG GTCCATTTGCTGCTATATTCTGTGCAAAGATTGGTGAGAAGCAGACTGGAATTTTGGGAGGAGCCATGGTCTCCATTGGATTGTTCTTAAGCTCGTTCTCTGAAAAAATTTCCTATCTGTACCTCAGCCTTGGCTTGTTGACAG GAGCGGGTTTTGCTTTCGTGTCCCAGGCTGCGGCTCTGAACACGACCAGATACTTCCGTCGAAAGCTCACCACCGCCTATGCCATTTCCCGCTCAGGTACGGGGCTAACCTTTGCCCTGGCTCCGTTCCTTCAGTACCTTCTCAATGAATATGGCTCGCAAG GGGCGATTCTCATCCTGTGCGGATTAACACTGCACCTGATACCGCTCGGCATGTTGAACCGTCCAATTTATTTGAAGCAAGATGCAGCCGAGGGTCGTGACTGGAGGCAAGGTCAGCAGAAGAAGCCAGGTCTCCTTGACGAGGAAAAGGACATGGTCACTGAAGGAGGGTCACAGTTTCCAAGCGGTCACCACAGCAAGTCTGTGACCGTTCCCTCTCTGCCCACTTGGAATGGACTGGAGGAACCTCACGCTCTCCTGTGCAACGGCAAACAGGCTGGTGAGCAAAACCATTGCCCACCCAAAGACTTGTCTGTCTTGGAGCCCAGGGAGTTCTCCTTGCCTCAGGAGCCTGCTTCATTAAGACAGTTGCATTCCACTCCCCAGCCAAGTCGCAAAGTCATAAACGGAAGTTCAAATCAATTCCTGGCCACAGTCGGCATGCCAACCGATACGAGAAACAAGGGCTTCTGCAAAGAACTGGGCGACCAACTGAAGTCCACTGTTGGGGAAGTGAAAAACCTTATTGATTTGACTCTGCTCACTAACCCAATGTTTATTATTTACACTTTATGCACCTTCTTCAGTCAGTTGGCCTACTTCATACCTTATTTTCATCTAGTCGgtaaggccaagacattgggcatTGAGCCGTTCCAAGCCACGTTACTTATTTCTGTTGCTG GAGTCGTTGAGATTGTGGCTCAGCTCATCTCTGGCTATATCGCTGACCGCAACTTCATCAAGAAGTATCATTACCATAAAATCTACCTTCTGTTTTGTGGAGTTATCAATCTTCTGGCACCCCTAGCAAAAACTTTCCCCACACTCATGGTGTACATAGTGTTCTTTTCCATGTTCTGTGGGGGTTATCTGACATTGTTGCTGCCAGTCCTG GTTGATTTCATTGGAAATCATAAGATACAGAAGGGAATGGGTCTCTCTCAGTTCTTTGTGGGAATTGGCTGTTTGATAGGTCCGCCTGCAGCAG GTGCTCTTCACGACTTCACCAAAAATTACGACGCCTCGTTCCAGTTGGCTGGCTCGTGTTACTTCGCTTCATTCGTGATTTTGATTTTTGTTCCGCTGGCCGAGCGTAAGGTGTCGAGGGAGGCCGACGAAAGAGCCAAGGACGACTCCAGCAACCTGGCTCAAGAGGACGTTCGCCCTCCCTGTCCCTCCACGAAGAAGGAGCACTTGCAGCTGGAGAGCATGGTGTGA